From the genome of Alphaproteobacteria bacterium, one region includes:
- a CDS encoding amidohydrolase family protein, translating into MLFKCGHPHGHDHSPANHAPASDAGAHTVKIEKLGVRTVDIHCHLHVPEADDLVADVFKLENEPLLWFANDETRKFQMAHGQDIMPKITDSSLRLAEMDATGVDVQAISTAPNHYCYWAAPELGRDVAQLVNNKLADVVGEHPDRFVGLCTVPLQNPEMAVAELERAVKDLGMRGVEINADVAGDELSKSGLDPFFAKCEELDVVIFIHPSGFAKGDRLADHYFSNIIGNPLATTVAVHYLIFDGVMDRHPGLKVVLAHGGGFLGSYPGRIDHAHPLRADMQRELGADKVPGDSLNRFYFDTVVFTNDQLEFLANHYGAEHVIMGTDYPYDMAETDPVGHIMGSNLTDAQKRAILGENAAKLLKL; encoded by the coding sequence ATGCTTTTCAAATGCGGTCACCCACACGGTCACGACCATTCCCCTGCGAACCACGCCCCCGCGAGCGATGCGGGTGCGCATACCGTCAAGATCGAAAAACTCGGCGTGCGCACGGTCGATATCCATTGCCATCTGCATGTACCGGAGGCCGACGACCTGGTCGCGGACGTGTTCAAGCTCGAGAACGAGCCGCTGTTGTGGTTCGCCAACGACGAGACCCGCAAGTTCCAGATGGCCCACGGCCAGGACATCATGCCGAAGATCACGGACTCCTCGCTGCGCCTCGCGGAGATGGATGCGACCGGCGTGGATGTGCAGGCGATCTCGACCGCGCCGAACCATTATTGCTATTGGGCGGCGCCGGAACTTGGCCGCGACGTGGCGCAGCTGGTGAACAACAAGCTGGCCGACGTGGTCGGCGAGCATCCCGACCGTTTCGTCGGCCTGTGCACCGTGCCCTTGCAGAACCCGGAGATGGCGGTCGCCGAGCTCGAGCGCGCAGTCAAGGACCTCGGCATGCGCGGCGTAGAGATCAACGCCGACGTGGCCGGAGACGAATTGTCCAAGTCCGGTCTCGATCCGTTCTTTGCCAAGTGCGAGGAGCTGGACGTGGTCATCTTCATCCACCCCTCAGGCTTCGCCAAGGGTGACCGGCTGGCCGATCATTACTTCTCCAACATTATCGGCAACCCGCTGGCGACCACGGTCGCGGTCCACTACCTGATCTTCGACGGGGTGATGGACCGGCATCCGGGCCTCAAGGTCGTGCTCGCCCATGGCGGCGGCTTCCTCGGTTCCTATCCGGGGCGCATCGATCACGCCCATCCGCTGCGCGCCGACATGCAGCGCGAGCTGGGTGCGGACAAGGTGCCGGGTGACAGTCTCAACCGCTTCTATTTCGACACGGTGGTCTTCACCAACGATCAGCTGGAGTTTCTCGCCAACCATTACGGCGCGGAACATGTGATCATGGGCACGGACTATCCCTATGACATGGCCGAGACCGACCCGGTGGGGCATATCATGGGGTCGAACCTGACCGACGCCCAGAAACGCGCCATCCTCGGCGAGAACGCGGCGAAGCTGCTGAAGCTGTAG
- a CDS encoding alpha/beta hydrolase: MAHFDINGVRLWVEDEGSTDLPPLLFVHEFGGDHRVWREQVDHFRGRYRCITYNARGYPPSDVPDDADSYGQQIALDDLLGVLDSQEVDKAHLIGLSMGAYNILRFALDHPARVLSLTAASGGSGSYPPTREQFLRESRMVAEMYLASETLAGSGMFDGPTRIQLKAKRPDIWQEGADYFTGFSPIGAGNTLRQVQCERPSLYDFEDALSALAVPTLLMIGDEDELVIDTNVFLKRIMPHAGLLMLPKSGHLVNVEDPVVFNRAVDEFHAAIAAGQWPTRPAGSTSANVYTPEESA; encoded by the coding sequence ATGGCGCATTTCGACATCAACGGTGTGCGCCTCTGGGTCGAGGACGAGGGCTCAACAGACCTTCCACCGCTGTTGTTCGTGCATGAGTTCGGTGGCGATCATCGCGTATGGCGCGAGCAGGTCGATCATTTCCGCGGCCGCTACCGCTGCATCACCTACAACGCGCGCGGCTATCCGCCCTCCGACGTGCCGGACGACGCGGACTCCTACGGCCAGCAGATCGCGCTCGATGATCTATTGGGCGTGCTCGACTCGCAGGAGGTCGACAAGGCCCATCTCATCGGCCTCTCCATGGGCGCGTACAACATCCTGCGCTTCGCCCTCGACCATCCCGCACGGGTCCTGTCCCTGACCGCGGCCAGCGGCGGGTCGGGTTCCTACCCACCCACCCGCGAACAATTCCTGCGAGAATCCCGCATGGTCGCCGAGATGTACCTGGCCAGCGAGACCCTCGCCGGATCGGGGATGTTCGACGGGCCGACGCGTATCCAGCTCAAGGCCAAGCGCCCGGACATCTGGCAGGAAGGCGCGGATTACTTCACCGGCTTCTCCCCCATCGGCGCGGGCAACACGCTGCGCCAGGTCCAGTGCGAGCGGCCCTCGCTGTATGATTTCGAGGATGCGCTTTCGGCACTCGCCGTGCCAACGCTTTTGATGATCGGCGACGAGGACGAACTCGTCATCGACACGAATGTATTTCTGAAACGCATCATGCCCCATGCCGGGCTGCTGATGCTGCCGAAGAGCGGGCATCTTGTGAATGTCGAGGATCCCGTGGTGTTCAACCGCGCCGTCGACGAGTTCCACGCGGCAATCGCCGCCGGCCAATGGCCGACCCGGCCGGCCGGATCCACATCTGCAAACGTCTATACCCCCGAGGAGAGCGCATGA
- a CDS encoding TRAP transporter large permease, whose amino-acid sequence MEPVLLFAMVIVLLLIGVPIAVGLGLSSILFLLVYSDASLASIAQTLFNAFAGHFTLLAIPFFILASAFMSTGGVARRIIRFAIASVGHFPGGLAIAGVFACMLFAALSGSSPATVVAIGSIVIAGMREVGYTKEFAAGVISNAGTLGILIPPSIVMVVYAASVDVSVGRMFLAGVIPGIVAGLMLMIAIYIVAKFRGLPSQPKASWREFLSAGWNAGFGLFLIVIILGGIYGGIFTPTEAAAVAAVYAFLIANFIYRDMGPLKGDGDTPISLLKKPSALLTAWVHPDTKRTLLEAGKLTIMLMFIIANALILKHVLTEERIPQLITEALLSAGFGPIMFLVMVNLILLIGGQFMEPSGLIVIVAPLVFPIAVELGIDPIHLGIIMVVNMEIGMITPPVGLNLFVTAGVAQMSVMNVVRAALPWVGIMFIFLILVTYVPILSTFLPTSLMGPEIITK is encoded by the coding sequence ATGGAACCCGTCCTCCTCTTCGCAATGGTGATCGTGCTGCTGCTGATCGGTGTACCGATCGCGGTCGGTCTCGGCCTGTCGTCGATCCTGTTTCTGCTGGTCTATTCCGACGCATCCCTGGCATCGATCGCGCAAACCCTGTTCAACGCATTCGCCGGTCACTTCACATTGCTGGCGATCCCGTTCTTCATTCTGGCATCTGCCTTCATGTCGACCGGCGGCGTCGCGCGGCGAATTATCCGTTTCGCGATCGCCAGCGTCGGACATTTCCCCGGCGGCCTGGCCATCGCGGGCGTGTTCGCCTGCATGTTGTTCGCCGCGCTTTCCGGTTCCTCGCCGGCCACCGTTGTCGCCATCGGCTCGATCGTCATCGCCGGCATGCGCGAGGTCGGCTACACCAAGGAATTCGCGGCCGGGGTGATCTCGAACGCAGGCACGCTCGGAATCCTGATCCCGCCGTCGATCGTGATGGTGGTCTACGCGGCCTCGGTCGATGTTTCCGTCGGCCGCATGTTCCTCGCCGGGGTCATCCCGGGAATCGTGGCCGGGCTGATGCTCATGATCGCGATTTACATCGTCGCGAAGTTCCGCGGCCTCCCTTCTCAACCCAAAGCAAGTTGGCGGGAATTTCTGAGCGCCGGATGGAACGCCGGTTTCGGCCTGTTCTTGATTGTGATCATCCTGGGCGGCATCTATGGAGGCATCTTTACACCGACCGAAGCGGCCGCCGTTGCCGCGGTCTACGCCTTCCTGATCGCCAATTTTATCTACCGCGACATGGGCCCGCTGAAGGGCGACGGTGACACCCCCATTTCACTGCTCAAAAAGCCCAGCGCCCTGCTGACAGCTTGGGTCCATCCCGACACCAAGCGCACCCTGCTCGAGGCCGGCAAGCTGACCATCATGCTGATGTTCATCATCGCCAACGCGCTGATCCTGAAGCACGTCCTGACCGAGGAACGCATTCCCCAGCTCATCACCGAGGCGCTTCTGTCGGCCGGCTTCGGGCCGATCATGTTCCTGGTGATGGTGAACCTGATCCTGCTGATCGGCGGTCAGTTCATGGAGCCGTCAGGTTTGATCGTTATCGTCGCCCCGCTGGTTTTCCCCATCGCGGTCGAACTCGGGATCGACCCGATCCATCTGGGCATCATCATGGTGGTGAACATGGAGATCGGCATGATCACCCCGCCGGTGGGGCTGAACCTGTTCGTCACCGCAGGCGTGGCCCAGATGTCGGTCATGAACGTCGTTCGCGCCGCCCTGCCCTGGGTCGGTATCATGTTTATCTTCCTGATCCTGGTGACCTATGTGCCGATCCTGTCGACCTTCCTGCCGACCAGCCTGATGGGACCGGAAATCATCACGAAATAG
- a CDS encoding cupin domain-containing protein, which produces MKTIDIGPDGMAEHIVRFNELQPKQGNYASLGIPTEAYEMLTAKTLYTLLAPASAAGSHQFTSAKGPDGLSLSIAECPPGDGPMLHAHMETHEIFFCLRGRFEISWGDTGEHSDVLETFDMVDVPLGVTRAFRNVGDDTALLLVIILGGNQNDIGYAKTVGDQVARKYGDDVRDAIEAHTSMKFNVGAD; this is translated from the coding sequence ATGAAAACCATCGACATTGGCCCCGACGGCATGGCCGAGCACATCGTGCGGTTCAACGAATTGCAGCCCAAGCAGGGAAACTACGCATCCCTGGGCATTCCCACCGAAGCCTATGAGATGCTGACGGCGAAGACCCTCTACACCCTGCTTGCCCCCGCAAGCGCGGCGGGGTCCCATCAGTTCACCTCGGCGAAGGGTCCCGACGGCCTGTCCCTGTCCATCGCCGAATGTCCGCCGGGCGACGGCCCCATGCTGCACGCCCACATGGAGACCCACGAGATCTTCTTCTGTCTCCGGGGACGCTTCGAGATCAGCTGGGGCGACACGGGCGAGCATAGCGACGTGCTCGAAACGTTCGACATGGTCGATGTGCCGCTGGGTGTCACACGCGCGTTTCGCAATGTGGGCGACGATACCGCGCTGCTACTCGTGATCATCCTCGGCGGCAACCAGAACGACATCGGCTACGCCAAAACCGTGGGCGACCAGGTGGCCAGAAAATATGGCGACGACGTGCGCGATGCGATCGAGGCCCACACCTCGATGAAGTTCAACGTCGGCGCCGACTGA
- a CDS encoding thioredoxin domain-containing protein, whose product MALEDLSIFDDSNFDNEVLGRDGLTVVDFWSKTCVPCKQLKKILGQVHEELPENVVIGTVDGDENLDLLARYGVRGFPTLMFFKDGEVVETRTGVDRRQVIKKAIEEHA is encoded by the coding sequence ATGGCACTGGAAGACCTTTCGATTTTTGACGATTCCAATTTTGACAACGAGGTTCTCGGCCGCGATGGCCTGACCGTCGTTGATTTCTGGTCGAAGACCTGCGTGCCCTGCAAGCAGCTCAAGAAGATTCTGGGTCAGGTCCATGAGGAACTGCCCGAGAATGTCGTGATCGGCACCGTCGATGGTGACGAGAATCTCGACCTTCTGGCGCGCTACGGTGTGCGTGGTTTCCCGACCCTGATGTTCTTCAAGGACGGCGAGGTCGTCGAGACCCGGACCGGCGTTGACCGCCGGCAGGTGATCAAGAAAGCCATCGAAGAACACGCCTGA
- a CDS encoding Ldh family oxidoreductase produces the protein MSAGQNPSHHIVSTTALKTFVKEIFRASDVADDHAETWADILVWANARGMDSHGVLRVPRYIAYMKNGNIHARPDINVEKRAGAIAILDSDWAPGPVAMTMAMDEAIGRARECHVGWCIVRNITHGGAIGYYALQAARAGFAGIVITASRPMMAYHGSRVAGASTNPLAIAVPGGEHPPLVLDMSTSTVSMGKILSAQDSGTPIPDGWGLDAEGHNTNDANAVKTLMPLGGAKGSGLSMMIECMVSLFAGNPLVEPNIRPGADPTGYRQNGLAAAIDISAFTDLDTYRDEIDQLAKGLKALPKADGVDEIYAPGERGDAILAERTKNGIPLPSGTWDRLKAEADALGIGMPATL, from the coding sequence ATGAGCGCCGGCCAGAACCCCAGCCACCATATTGTTTCCACAACGGCGCTCAAAACCTTCGTGAAGGAGATTTTCCGGGCCTCCGACGTGGCCGATGATCATGCCGAGACCTGGGCCGACATCCTTGTCTGGGCGAATGCGCGCGGGATGGATTCCCACGGCGTGCTGCGGGTGCCCCGCTACATCGCCTACATGAAGAACGGCAATATCCACGCCCGGCCCGACATCAATGTCGAGAAGCGCGCGGGGGCCATCGCCATCCTGGATTCCGACTGGGCCCCCGGCCCCGTGGCCATGACCATGGCGATGGACGAGGCGATCGGCCGGGCACGGGAATGTCATGTCGGCTGGTGCATCGTGCGCAACATCACCCATGGCGGCGCGATCGGCTACTACGCGCTGCAAGCCGCACGCGCGGGCTTCGCGGGCATCGTGATCACCGCCTCGCGGCCGATGATGGCCTATCACGGCTCCCGGGTGGCCGGCGCCTCGACCAACCCGCTGGCCATCGCCGTGCCCGGCGGCGAGCATCCGCCACTGGTCCTCGACATGTCCACGTCCACCGTTTCCATGGGCAAGATCCTGTCGGCCCAGGACAGCGGCACCCCGATCCCCGACGGCTGGGGCCTGGACGCCGAGGGCCACAACACCAACGACGCCAACGCGGTGAAGACGCTCATGCCGCTCGGCGGCGCCAAGGGCTCCGGCCTGTCGATGATGATCGAGTGCATGGTCAGCCTGTTCGCCGGCAACCCGCTGGTCGAACCCAACATCCGGCCCGGCGCCGACCCCACGGGCTATCGCCAGAACGGGCTGGCCGCGGCGATCGATATTTCCGCCTTCACCGACCTCGACACCTACCGGGACGAGATCGATCAGCTGGCGAAAGGGCTCAAAGCGCTGCCCAAGGCGGACGGGGTGGACGAAATCTATGCGCCGGGGGAACGCGGCGATGCGATCCTGGCCGAACGGACGAAAAACGGCATCCCGCTGCCATCGGGCACCTGGGACCGGCTGAAGGCCGAAGCCGACGCGCTGGGCATTGGCATGCCGGCGACGCTATAG
- a CDS encoding xanthine dehydrogenase family protein molybdopterin-binding subunit, with the protein MASGQFGISQHVTRREDARLVTGGGNYADDSSLDGQAYTAFLRSPVGHADIKSIDVSAAAAAPGVIGVYVGEDLKASGIGPIPNVTPFMNRDGSPMLKTQRPAVAVGRVRHVGEIIAVVVAESTALAQDAVDLIDLDVDMLPAVVDIRDAAAEGAMEIWDDIPGNMCLDFQIGDAGKAQAAIDNAAHVVKLSLSTNRLMAAAMEPRSAIARFDAADSRYELITGSQGVNAMRNMLADAIFQVPHEQMHVRTNDVGGGFGMKTQAYPEYVAILFAAKATGRPVKWQGSRSEAFLADNQARDGVMNGTMAFDADGRIQGFRVDMIAAMGGYLSSHGPAAATRNVCNCLTGCYDNPALEFGVRCYMTNNVPIGPYRGAGRPEAAYILERMMDHAARELGIDRIELRRRNFVKPAQMPYTTSLNQVYDSGEFEAEMDKALALAEWDDFPARRAASEANGKLRGIGMSCFVETAGGMLEEGAKLVFAEDGVVEARLAVQSNGQGHVTSFAQVVSDLLQVPYEKVRIVEGDSFETPGTGFASVASRSMALASGAISVTADAVIAKGMVLAGHVLEAAEADIEYADGEFRVTGTDRAIDIFELAAKAGSGDLPEGAPDSLDSEEDFASPEQTYPNGCHICEVEIDPETGVIEVLNYIAVDDCGTVINPMIVHGQVHGGVAQGLGQVLGEHAIYDDGGQLLAGSFMDYMMPRATDMPDMKLGFHSVPCTTNPVGAKGAGEAGTTGALAAGMNAIVDAMAARGITELDMPATPPRVWAALNGN; encoded by the coding sequence ATGGCATCCGGTCAATTCGGGATATCCCAGCATGTCACGCGGCGCGAGGATGCGCGGCTCGTTACAGGCGGCGGCAACTATGCCGACGACAGCAGCCTCGACGGCCAGGCCTATACCGCCTTCCTGAGATCCCCGGTCGGCCACGCGGATATCAAGAGCATCGACGTCTCGGCCGCTGCCGCCGCACCCGGCGTCATCGGCGTGTATGTGGGCGAGGACCTGAAGGCCTCGGGCATCGGCCCGATCCCCAACGTCACGCCATTCATGAACCGGGACGGCTCGCCCATGCTCAAGACCCAGCGTCCGGCCGTCGCCGTGGGGCGGGTCCGTCATGTCGGCGAGATCATCGCCGTTGTGGTCGCCGAGAGCACCGCGCTGGCCCAGGACGCCGTCGACCTGATCGACCTGGATGTGGACATGCTGCCCGCGGTCGTCGATATCCGGGATGCCGCCGCCGAGGGCGCCATGGAAATCTGGGACGATATCCCCGGCAACATGTGCCTCGATTTCCAGATCGGTGATGCGGGCAAGGCACAGGCGGCCATCGACAACGCCGCCCATGTGGTGAAGCTGTCCCTGTCCACCAACCGCCTGATGGCCGCGGCGATGGAGCCGCGCAGCGCGATCGCGCGTTTCGACGCCGCCGACAGCCGCTATGAACTGATCACAGGCTCCCAGGGCGTGAACGCCATGCGCAACATGCTCGCAGACGCGATCTTCCAGGTGCCCCACGAACAGATGCATGTGCGGACAAACGATGTTGGCGGTGGCTTCGGCATGAAGACGCAAGCCTATCCCGAATATGTCGCAATCCTTTTTGCGGCGAAGGCCACCGGCCGGCCGGTCAAATGGCAGGGCAGCCGGTCCGAGGCGTTTCTGGCCGACAACCAGGCCCGCGACGGCGTGATGAACGGCACCATGGCGTTCGATGCCGACGGCAGGATCCAGGGCTTCCGGGTCGACATGATCGCGGCGATGGGCGGGTATCTATCGTCCCACGGCCCGGCGGCGGCAACCCGCAACGTCTGCAACTGCCTGACCGGCTGCTACGACAATCCAGCGCTCGAATTCGGAGTGCGCTGCTACATGACCAACAACGTCCCCATCGGCCCCTATCGCGGTGCCGGCCGGCCGGAAGCGGCGTACATCCTCGAACGGATGATGGATCACGCAGCGCGCGAGCTCGGCATCGACCGGATCGAGCTGCGCCGGCGCAACTTCGTCAAACCGGCCCAGATGCCCTACACCACATCGCTCAATCAGGTTTACGATTCCGGTGAGTTCGAGGCCGAAATGGACAAGGCGCTGGCGTTGGCGGAATGGGACGACTTCCCGGCGCGGCGTGCCGCATCCGAGGCCAACGGCAAGCTGCGGGGCATCGGCATGTCCTGCTTCGTCGAGACCGCCGGCGGGATGCTGGAGGAAGGCGCCAAGCTCGTGTTCGCCGAGGACGGCGTCGTCGAGGCCCGGCTCGCGGTTCAGTCGAACGGCCAGGGCCACGTCACCTCCTTCGCACAGGTCGTGTCCGACCTGCTGCAGGTGCCTTATGAGAAGGTCCGCATCGTCGAGGGCGACAGCTTCGAGACCCCGGGCACAGGCTTCGCGTCCGTCGCCTCGCGCTCCATGGCGCTGGCCAGCGGTGCGATCTCGGTCACCGCCGATGCCGTGATCGCCAAGGGTATGGTGCTCGCGGGCCACGTGCTGGAAGCCGCAGAGGCCGACATCGAATACGCCGATGGCGAGTTCCGCGTCACCGGCACGGACCGGGCGATCGACATCTTCGAACTCGCCGCGAAGGCCGGATCGGGCGACTTGCCGGAGGGCGCGCCCGACAGCCTCGATTCCGAGGAGGACTTCGCCTCGCCCGAACAGACTTATCCCAACGGTTGCCACATCTGCGAGGTCGAGATCGATCCCGAGACGGGCGTCATTGAGGTACTGAACTATATCGCGGTCGATGACTGCGGCACCGTGATCAACCCGATGATCGTCCACGGCCAGGTCCATGGCGGCGTCGCCCAGGGGCTCGGCCAGGTGCTCGGCGAGCATGCCATCTACGACGATGGCGGCCAGCTCCTTGCCGGTTCCTTCATGGATTACATGATGCCACGCGCGACCGACATGCCGGACATGAAGCTCGGTTTCCACTCGGTCCCCTGCACCACCAACCCGGTGGGCGCGAAGGGCGCTGGCGAGGCCGGCACCACCGGCGCGCTGGCGGCGGGTATGAACGCCATCGTCGACGCGATGGCGGCACGCGGCATCACCGAACTGGACATGCCGGCGACCCCGCCGCGGGTCTGGGCGGCGCTGAACGGGAACTAG
- a CDS encoding TRAP transporter small permease, with protein sequence MERPGALGRWVNEIEETFIAVILGLMTLVTFANVIARYVFNDNILWALEVTVFLFAWLVLIGASYCVKTTAHLGVDLIINALSPTPRRIMALIAVSACIAFSVLLLIGSWQYWEPFVGKRAWYQVDDIVMPEFLQFLADWLNEGERYDKMPRFIPYFSLPLGIALLTFRFIQAGWRIFTGRQVLVIASHEAEDMLLGNVSTKRDPV encoded by the coding sequence ATGGAACGTCCGGGGGCACTGGGACGCTGGGTCAACGAGATCGAGGAGACCTTTATCGCGGTCATCCTCGGACTGATGACGCTTGTTACCTTCGCCAACGTGATCGCCCGCTACGTCTTCAACGACAATATTCTCTGGGCACTCGAAGTCACCGTCTTCCTGTTTGCCTGGCTGGTCCTGATCGGCGCATCCTACTGCGTCAAGACCACGGCCCATCTCGGGGTCGACCTGATCATCAATGCCCTGTCCCCGACCCCGCGGCGCATCATGGCGCTCATCGCCGTATCCGCCTGCATCGCATTCAGCGTCCTGCTCCTCATCGGGTCCTGGCAGTATTGGGAACCCTTCGTCGGCAAACGCGCCTGGTACCAGGTCGATGACATCGTGATGCCGGAGTTTCTGCAGTTCCTCGCCGACTGGCTGAACGAGGGTGAACGCTATGACAAGATGCCGCGCTTCATCCCCTATTTCAGCCTGCCGCTGGGAATCGCGCTTCTGACCTTCCGCTTCATCCAGGCCGGCTGGCGCATATTCACCGGCCGGCAGGTTCTGGTCATCGCTAGTCACGAAGCCGAAGACATGCTGCTCGGGAACGTCTCGACGAAGCGCGACCCCGTCTGA
- a CDS encoding amidohydrolase family protein has translation MLFTCSNPNHKHTHAPAADHGQTVSNGKKHFTVDIHCHVHVPEADEMLKGAEAADQKNLYVDTNEVTAEINRKQHQDILDKLTEPEVRIADMDASGIDVQAISPAPFHYNYSYEAGFARDTAHVVNDRIAEICGQHPDRFVGMCTVPLQDADIAVAELDRCVNDLGMRGVEISTNVNGNDLTRAGLEKFFARVEELGVVIFMHPIGTSFKERMTDHYFRNTIGHPLESALAVGHLVFDGYLETYPGLKICIAHGGGYVPAYSGRFDHPYHLRDDCRAVISKPPSEYVKKLYFDTVVFTEHQLRYLIETWGADHIVMGTDYPYDMAETDPVGHVDSVKDLSDADKALVMGSNAAALLGIEVPAVS, from the coding sequence ATGCTCTTTACCTGTTCCAACCCGAACCACAAGCACACCCATGCGCCGGCGGCCGATCACGGCCAGACCGTCAGCAACGGCAAGAAGCATTTCACCGTGGATATTCACTGCCATGTGCATGTGCCCGAAGCCGACGAGATGCTGAAGGGCGCCGAGGCGGCGGATCAGAAGAATCTCTATGTGGACACCAACGAAGTCACGGCCGAGATCAACCGCAAGCAGCATCAGGACATCCTCGACAAGCTGACCGAGCCGGAAGTGCGCATCGCCGACATGGATGCCTCGGGCATCGACGTGCAGGCGATCTCGCCCGCGCCGTTCCACTATAATTATTCCTATGAGGCGGGCTTCGCGCGGGACACAGCCCATGTGGTCAATGACCGGATCGCCGAGATCTGCGGCCAGCATCCCGATCGGTTCGTGGGCATGTGTACCGTGCCGCTGCAGGATGCCGACATCGCGGTCGCAGAGCTCGACCGATGCGTCAACGATCTGGGCATGCGCGGTGTCGAGATCTCGACCAATGTGAATGGCAACGACCTGACCCGTGCGGGTCTGGAGAAGTTCTTCGCCCGGGTCGAGGAGTTGGGGGTCGTGATCTTCATGCATCCCATCGGCACCTCCTTCAAGGAGCGCATGACTGACCATTATTTCCGCAACACCATTGGCCACCCGCTCGAATCCGCGCTCGCGGTCGGGCATCTGGTGTTCGACGGCTATCTGGAGACCTATCCGGGCCTGAAAATCTGCATCGCCCATGGCGGCGGTTACGTGCCGGCCTATTCGGGCCGCTTCGATCACCCGTATCACCTGCGCGACGATTGCCGTGCGGTGATCTCCAAGCCGCCGTCCGAGTATGTGAAGAAGCTCTATTTCGACACGGTGGTCTTCACCGAGCACCAGCTGCGTTACCTGATCGAGACATGGGGCGCGGACCATATCGTCATGGGCACCGACTATCCCTATGACATGGCGGAAACCGATCCGGTCGGCCATGTGGATTCGGTGAAGGACCTGTCCGATGCCGACAAGGCGCTTGTGATGGGCTCGAACGCTGCGGCGCTGCTCGGGATCGAGGTTCCGGCGGTATCCTGA
- a CDS encoding DctP family TRAP transporter solute-binding subunit, with translation MIGTVAGAALAVSLASAPAQANCDAGEIQIKFAHVTNTDKHPKGIAATLLEKRVNEEMNGKACMEVFPNSSLYDDNKVLEAMLQGDVQMAAPSLSKFETFTKKFRLFDLPFVFEDINAVDRYQNSPDGQKLLRSMERKGLLGLAFWHNGMKQMSANKPLISPKDAAGLKFRVQPSDVLVAQFEALGANPQKMAFSEVYGGLQTKVVDGQENTWSNIYGKKFFEVQDGTTETNHGIIDYLVVTSTDWWEGLPDDVRDQLATIMQEVTATRNKEATAVNERAKQLVIDAGGEVRKLTPQQRQDWINAMKPVWEKFQGEIGIDTIESAVSYNKSS, from the coding sequence ATGATCGGCACGGTTGCCGGCGCGGCACTGGCCGTGTCGCTGGCCAGTGCCCCGGCCCAGGCAAACTGTGATGCTGGCGAAATCCAGATCAAGTTCGCTCATGTGACCAACACCGACAAGCACCCCAAGGGCATCGCGGCGACGCTTCTCGAAAAGCGCGTCAACGAGGAGATGAACGGCAAGGCCTGCATGGAGGTGTTCCCGAACTCGAGCCTGTATGACGACAACAAGGTCCTGGAAGCCATGCTCCAGGGCGATGTCCAGATGGCGGCGCCGTCGCTTTCGAAGTTCGAGACATTCACCAAGAAGTTCCGCCTCTTCGATCTGCCCTTCGTGTTCGAGGATATCAACGCGGTGGACCGCTACCAGAACTCGCCCGACGGGCAGAAGCTTCTCCGCTCGATGGAGCGTAAGGGATTGCTGGGCCTGGCCTTCTGGCACAACGGCATGAAACAGATGTCGGCCAACAAGCCGCTCATCTCGCCAAAGGATGCTGCGGGGCTCAAGTTCCGGGTGCAGCCGTCCGACGTGCTGGTCGCGCAGTTCGAAGCGCTCGGGGCCAATCCGCAGAAGATGGCCTTCAGCGAAGTCTATGGCGGTTTGCAGACCAAGGTTGTCGACGGGCAGGAGAACACCTGGTCGAATATCTACGGCAAGAAGTTCTTCGAAGTGCAGGACGGGACCACCGAGACCAACCACGGCATCATCGACTATCTCGTCGTGACGTCGACGGATTGGTGGGAAGGCCTACCGGATGACGTCCGCGACCAGCTTGCGACGATCATGCAAGAGGTCACGGCCACCCGGAACAAGGAAGCCACCGCGGTGAACGAACGCGCCAAGCAGCTCGTCATCGACGCCGGCGGCGAGGTCCGCAAGCTGACGCCGCAACAGCGTCAGGACTGGATCAACGCCATGAAGCCGGTCTGGGAGAAGTTCCAGGGCGAAATCGGCATCGACACGATCGAGTCGGCGGTGTCCTACAACAAGAGCAGCTAG